One Streptomyces mobaraensis NBRC 13819 = DSM 40847 DNA segment encodes these proteins:
- a CDS encoding UDP-N-acetylmuramoyl-tripeptide--D-alanyl-D-alanine ligase — protein MIPLSLAEITALVGGRQHDIPDPDALATGPVVYDSREVVPGGLFAAFAGEHVDGHDYAGRAIEAGAVAVLATRPVGVPAIVVPDVVAALGALARAVVERLGATVVGLTGSAGKTSTKDLIGQLLGRLGPTVCPAGNLNNEIGLPVTALRATEETRHLVLEMGARGVGHIRYLAELTPPRIGLVLNVGTAHIGEFGGREQIALAKGELVESLPAAAEGGVAVLNADDPLVRAMTARTKARTVLFGEAADADVRAADVRLTPDGRPAFTLHTPTGCAEVTMRLYGEHHVSNALAAAAVAHELGMPVQEIASALSEAGQLSRWRMEVTERADGVTIVNDAYNANPESMKAALRALAAMGETARARGGRTWAVLGRMAELGEESLAEHDAVGRLAVRLNVSKLVAVGDREAAWLCMGAYNEGSWGEESVHVSDVRAAVDLLRSELRPGDVVLVKGSRSVGLERVAEQLLAGEGEVTGR, from the coding sequence GTGATCCCCCTGTCCCTCGCCGAGATCACCGCCCTCGTCGGCGGGCGGCAGCACGACATACCGGACCCGGACGCCCTGGCCACCGGCCCGGTCGTCTACGACTCCCGTGAGGTGGTCCCCGGCGGCCTGTTCGCGGCCTTCGCCGGGGAGCACGTCGACGGCCACGACTACGCCGGACGCGCCATCGAGGCCGGGGCGGTCGCCGTACTGGCCACCCGGCCCGTCGGCGTACCCGCCATCGTCGTCCCGGACGTCGTCGCAGCCCTCGGGGCCCTGGCCCGCGCCGTCGTGGAGCGCCTGGGCGCCACCGTCGTCGGCCTGACCGGCTCCGCCGGGAAGACCAGCACCAAGGACCTCATCGGGCAGCTCCTGGGCCGCCTGGGCCCGACGGTCTGCCCGGCCGGCAACCTCAACAACGAGATCGGCCTCCCGGTGACCGCCCTGCGCGCCACCGAGGAGACCCGCCACCTCGTCCTGGAGATGGGCGCCCGCGGCGTCGGCCACATCCGCTACCTCGCCGAGCTCACCCCGCCGCGCATCGGCCTCGTGCTCAACGTCGGCACCGCGCACATCGGCGAGTTCGGCGGACGCGAACAGATCGCGCTGGCCAAGGGCGAGCTGGTCGAGTCCCTGCCGGCGGCGGCCGAGGGCGGCGTCGCCGTGCTCAACGCCGACGATCCGCTGGTCCGCGCCATGACCGCGCGCACCAAGGCCCGTACGGTGCTGTTCGGCGAGGCCGCCGACGCCGACGTCCGGGCCGCGGACGTCCGCCTCACCCCGGACGGCCGGCCCGCCTTCACGCTGCACACCCCCACCGGGTGCGCCGAGGTGACCATGCGGCTGTACGGTGAGCACCACGTGTCGAACGCGCTCGCCGCCGCCGCCGTCGCCCACGAGCTGGGCATGCCCGTGCAGGAGATCGCCTCCGCGCTCTCCGAGGCGGGCCAGCTCTCCCGCTGGCGGATGGAGGTCACCGAGCGCGCGGACGGCGTGACGATCGTCAACGACGCCTACAACGCGAACCCCGAGTCCATGAAGGCCGCGCTCCGCGCGCTGGCCGCCATGGGCGAGACCGCCAGGGCGCGGGGGGGCCGCACGTGGGCGGTGCTCGGCCGAATGGCGGAGCTCGGCGAGGAGTCGCTCGCCGAGCACGACGCGGTCGGACGGCTGGCCGTCCGGCTCAACGTCAGCAAGCTCGTGGCAGTCGGGGACAGGGAAGCGGCCTGGCTGTGCATGGGCGCCTACAACGAGGGTTCGTGGGGTGAGGAGTCGGTGCACGTGTCCGACGTGCGGGCGGCGGTCGACCTGCTGCGCAGCGAGCTGCGTCCGGGGGACGTCGTCCTGGTGAAGGGGTCCCGGTCGGTCGGGCTGGAACGGGTCGCGGAACAGTTGCTCGCGGGTGAGGGCGAGGTCACCGGTCGATGA
- the ftsW gene encoding putative lipid II flippase FtsW, with translation MHADHVHATAGPPGAWTALRGPSARSRPARPSGAAPARGTAGRGPGTGGPPRGRLPGGQGGLRALHARARRAWDRPLTAYYLILGGSLLITVLGLVMVYSASQIKALQNGLAPTYFFRKQLLAAAIGTALLLVAARLPVKVLRALAYPLLAVSAFLLVLVQVPGIGETINGNTNWISLGGPFQAQPSEFAKLALVLWGADLLARKQHKKLLTQWKHLLVPLVPVTFVLLGLIMVGGDMGTTVVLTFVLFGLLWVAGAPTRLFAGVIGVTGALAVLFIKTSANRMSRLDCIGATDPGANDQCWQAVHGIYALANGGWFGAGLGASVEKWGELPEPHTDFIFAITGEELGLAGTLSVLALFAALGYAGIRVAGRTEDPFVRYAAGAVTTWITAQAVVNIGAVLGLLPIAGVPLPLFSYGGSALLPTMFAIGLLIAFARDEPGARAALAMRQPGVRWKTMRRRVKKRPSGER, from the coding sequence ATGCACGCCGACCACGTCCACGCCACCGCGGGGCCGCCCGGCGCCTGGACGGCCCTGCGCGGGCCCTCCGCGCGCTCCCGGCCCGCCCGCCCGTCCGGCGCCGCCCCGGCCCGCGGGACGGCGGGCAGGGGCCCGGGAACGGGCGGCCCGCCGCGCGGCCGGCTCCCCGGCGGCCAGGGCGGGCTGCGCGCCCTGCACGCCCGCGCCCGCCGCGCCTGGGACCGGCCCCTGACGGCGTACTACCTGATCCTCGGCGGCTCGCTGCTGATCACCGTGCTGGGCCTGGTGATGGTCTACTCGGCCTCCCAGATCAAGGCCCTCCAGAACGGGCTGGCCCCCACCTACTTCTTCCGCAAGCAGCTCCTCGCCGCCGCCATCGGCACCGCCCTGCTGCTGGTGGCCGCCCGGCTGCCGGTGAAGGTGCTGCGGGCGCTCGCCTACCCGCTGCTCGCCGTGTCCGCCTTCCTGCTCGTCCTGGTCCAGGTGCCCGGCATCGGCGAGACCATCAACGGCAACACCAACTGGATCTCCCTCGGCGGCCCCTTCCAGGCCCAGCCCAGCGAGTTCGCCAAGCTGGCCCTGGTGCTCTGGGGCGCCGACCTGCTGGCCCGCAAGCAGCACAAGAAGCTGCTCACCCAGTGGAAGCACCTCCTGGTGCCGCTGGTGCCCGTCACCTTCGTGCTGCTCGGCCTGATCATGGTCGGCGGCGACATGGGCACCACCGTGGTGCTCACCTTCGTCCTCTTCGGCCTGCTCTGGGTGGCCGGCGCCCCCACCCGGCTGTTCGCCGGGGTGATCGGTGTCACAGGAGCGCTCGCCGTCCTGTTCATCAAGACCAGCGCCAACCGGATGTCCCGGCTGGACTGCATCGGCGCCACCGACCCGGGCGCCAACGACCAGTGCTGGCAGGCCGTGCACGGGATCTACGCGCTGGCCAACGGCGGTTGGTTCGGTGCCGGACTGGGCGCGAGCGTCGAAAAATGGGGCGAACTGCCCGAGCCCCACACCGACTTCATCTTCGCGATCACCGGTGAGGAGCTGGGCCTGGCGGGGACGCTGTCGGTCCTCGCCCTCTTCGCGGCTCTAGGCTATGCGGGTATCCGCGTGGCCGGACGCACGGAGGACCCCTTCGTGAGGTACGCCGCGGGAGCGGTGACCACCTGGATCACGGCCCAGGCCGTGGTGAACATCGGTGCGGTGCTCGGCCTGCTGCCGATCGCCGGTGTGCCGCTCCCGCTGTTCTCCTACGGAGGGTCCGCCCTGCTGCCGACCATGTTCGCCATCGGGCTCCTGATCGCCTTCGCGCGCGACGAACCCGGTGCGCGGGCGGCGCTGGCCATGCGGCAGCCTGGGGTGAGATGGAAGACGATGAGACGGCGCGTCAAGAAGCGGCCGTCCGGAGAGCGGTGA
- a CDS encoding cell division protein FtsQ/DivIB: MAGPTTARRGDERNRKPKRKSPAGSSQAPKGAGKGGKKGGKAAGKPKSAGTAGARTGLRRLLPRRSRLILWTLAVALAGAGAGWLLYGSGWLRATHVDVDGVEVLSAAEVREAAAVPLGDPLISVDTDAVADRLRRRLPRIESVDVSRDWPHGVAVEVTERQPRAIVEKDGKFVEIDGSGVRFATVDRPPAKVPRLVMEAPADAPSTRRFGRPRLEREGVRAAAALPADVRRDTRVIRVRSYDSIIMELTGGRTVVWGSGERGDAKARSLTALMKAARGADHFDVSAPGAPAASGS; this comes from the coding sequence GTGGCCGGACCGACGACCGCCCGGCGCGGTGACGAACGGAACCGTAAGCCGAAGCGGAAGTCGCCGGCCGGCTCCTCCCAGGCTCCCAAAGGTGCGGGCAAAGGCGGGAAAAAAGGCGGGAAAGCGGCTGGAAAGCCCAAGTCCGCCGGAACGGCGGGGGCCCGCACGGGCCTCCGCCGCCTGCTGCCCCGCCGCTCTCGCCTGATCCTCTGGACCCTCGCGGTGGCCCTCGCCGGCGCCGGCGCCGGCTGGCTCCTCTATGGTTCCGGCTGGCTGCGCGCCACCCACGTGGACGTGGACGGCGTCGAGGTGCTCTCCGCCGCCGAGGTGCGCGAGGCCGCGGCCGTCCCGCTCGGCGACCCGCTGATCTCCGTCGACACCGACGCCGTCGCCGACCGGCTGCGCCGGCGGCTGCCCCGGATCGAGTCCGTCGACGTCTCCCGGGACTGGCCGCACGGCGTCGCCGTCGAGGTGACGGAGCGCCAGCCGCGCGCCATCGTCGAGAAGGACGGCAAGTTCGTCGAGATCGACGGCTCCGGAGTGCGGTTCGCCACAGTCGACCGGCCGCCCGCCAAGGTGCCGCGGCTGGTGATGGAGGCCCCGGCGGACGCCCCGAGCACCCGCCGCTTCGGGCGCCCCCGTCTCGAACGCGAGGGCGTGCGCGCCGCCGCCGCGCTCCCGGCCGACGTCCGCCGCGACACCCGCGTGATCCGGGTACGCTCATACGATTCGATCATCATGGAGCTGACGGGTGGTCGGACCGTCGTCTGGGGCAGTGGCGAACGGGGTGACGCGAAGGCCCGTTCGCTCACCGCCCTGATGAAGGCGGCGCGCGGGGCGGACCACTTCGACGTGAGCGCCCCGGGCGCCCCTGCGGCGTCGGGGAGTTGA
- the murD gene encoding UDP-N-acetylmuramoyl-L-alanine--D-glutamate ligase: MAGHQVTTSEFHGKHITVAGLGVSGVSAARALAGLGARVTVVDGGDGEALRERAAGLGDAVTVRLNDADTLPEGTDLVVTSPGWRPDSPLFTAAAEAGVDVVGDVEIAWRLRGEGAPPWLAVTGTNGKTTTVRMLASILEAAGLRTAAVGNIGTPIVDVVLSQEPYDVLAVELSSYQLHWAPSLRAHSAAVLNLAPDHLDWHGSMKAYAADKGRVFEGNRVACVYNTADPRTEQLVRDADVEEGCRAIGFTLGAPGLSELGVVDGILVDRAFVADRQRNAQELAEVSDIHPPAPHNIANALAAAALARAFGVEPKAVRDGLRAFRPDAHRIAHVADVAGVAYVDDSKATNTHAAEASLAAYGSVVWIAGGLAKGATFDELAAGAAGRLRGAVLLGADRALIKEALARHAPDVPVVDLDRTDTGAMAEAVREAARLAAPGDTVLLAPACASMDMFTHYGERGEAFAAAVRELADQAGPGEPAAGRATEN; the protein is encoded by the coding sequence ATGGCTGGCCATCAAGTGACCACCTCGGAATTCCACGGCAAGCACATCACCGTCGCCGGCCTCGGCGTGAGCGGCGTCAGCGCCGCCCGCGCCCTGGCCGGCCTCGGCGCCCGGGTCACCGTCGTCGACGGCGGCGACGGCGAGGCCCTGCGCGAGCGCGCGGCCGGCCTCGGCGACGCCGTCACCGTACGGCTGAACGACGCCGACACCCTCCCCGAGGGCACCGACCTCGTCGTCACCTCGCCCGGCTGGCGCCCGGACAGCCCGCTGTTCACCGCCGCCGCCGAGGCCGGCGTCGATGTCGTCGGCGACGTCGAGATCGCCTGGCGGCTGCGCGGCGAGGGCGCGCCCCCGTGGCTCGCCGTCACCGGCACCAACGGCAAGACGACGACCGTCCGGATGCTCGCCTCCATCCTGGAGGCCGCCGGCCTGCGCACCGCCGCCGTCGGCAACATCGGCACCCCCATCGTCGACGTGGTGCTCTCCCAGGAGCCCTACGACGTCCTCGCCGTCGAGCTCTCCAGCTACCAGCTGCACTGGGCGCCCTCGCTGCGCGCCCACTCCGCGGCCGTCCTCAACCTGGCCCCCGACCACCTCGACTGGCACGGCTCCATGAAGGCGTACGCCGCCGACAAGGGCCGGGTCTTCGAGGGCAACCGGGTCGCCTGCGTCTACAACACCGCCGACCCGCGCACCGAGCAGCTGGTCCGCGACGCCGACGTCGAGGAGGGCTGCCGCGCCATCGGCTTCACCCTCGGCGCCCCCGGCCTCTCGGAACTCGGCGTGGTCGACGGCATCCTCGTCGACCGGGCGTTCGTCGCCGACCGGCAGCGCAACGCCCAGGAGCTCGCCGAGGTCTCCGACATCCACCCGCCGGCGCCGCACAACATCGCCAACGCCCTGGCCGCCGCCGCCCTGGCGCGCGCCTTCGGCGTGGAGCCCAAGGCCGTCCGCGACGGCCTGCGCGCCTTCCGGCCGGACGCCCACCGCATCGCCCACGTCGCCGACGTGGCCGGGGTGGCGTACGTGGACGACTCCAAGGCCACCAACACCCACGCCGCCGAGGCGTCCCTGGCCGCCTACGGGTCCGTGGTGTGGATCGCGGGCGGCCTCGCCAAGGGCGCGACCTTCGACGAGCTGGCCGCCGGCGCCGCCGGGCGGCTGCGCGGCGCCGTCCTGCTCGGGGCCGACCGGGCCCTGATCAAGGAGGCGCTGGCACGACACGCCCCGGATGTCCCGGTGGTGGACCTCGACCGGACCGACACTGGGGCGATGGCCGAGGCCGTCCGGGAGGCGGCCCGGCTCGCCGCGCCCGGCGACACGGTCCTGCTGGCCCCGGCCTGCGCGTCGATGGACATGTTCACCCACTACGGCGAGCGGGGCGAGGCGTTCGCGGCGGCGGTCCGGGAGCTGGCCGACCAGGCCGGGCCCGGGGAACCCGCCGCCGGCCGCGCCACGGAGAACTAG
- a CDS encoding UDP-N-acetylmuramoyl-L-alanyl-D-glutamate--2,6-diaminopimelate ligase: MTHGTSGPGNRGPARPSLRDGPGAPGTLTAVPHADQSPATTPEPTTPGAPRPTRVRPVPLTELAGQLGVRAPEGAGAPEAGVTGITHDSRAVRPGDLYAALPGARFHGAAFSEQAAKLGAAAVLTDPAGAERAAATGLPVLVVDDPRGRMGALAAAVYGEPGRDLLRIGITGTSGKTTTAYLIEGGLRAWERSRASDDRPAALTGLIGTVESRIGDERIKSERTTPEATDLQALFAVMREKGVHSVAMEVSSHALVLGRVDGCVFDVAVFNNLSPEHMEFHSDMEDYFRAKAELFTKERSRLGVVNLDDAYGRRLAEGESEVPVVTFSAAGSPDADWRAVDVESGLFDSTFTIEGPDGISVPARSPLAGPFNVANALAAVVALVAAGADPKTAADGVAAVAGVPGRLERVDAGQGYLAVVDYAHKTDAVESVLRALRKVTPGRIHAVLGCGGDRDTTKRAPMGAALARLADTAVLTSDNPRSEDPLAILATMLAGAAEVPAAERGAVLLMEDRAAAIAAAVARAEPGDTVLVLGKGHEQGQDIAGVVRPFDDRRVLREAIERGAGTHAVTKHRNDQG; this comes from the coding sequence GTGACGCACGGCACGTCCGGACCCGGGAACCGCGGCCCGGCGCGCCCCTCGCTTCGCGACGGGCCGGGTGCGCCCGGTACGCTCACCGCCGTGCCCCACGCTGATCAGTCCCCAGCCACCACCCCGGAACCCACCACTCCGGGAGCGCCCCGCCCCACCCGGGTCCGGCCGGTGCCGCTCACCGAGCTCGCCGGTCAGCTGGGCGTCCGCGCCCCCGAGGGCGCGGGAGCCCCCGAGGCAGGGGTCACCGGCATCACGCACGACTCCCGTGCGGTCCGCCCCGGCGACCTCTACGCGGCCCTGCCCGGCGCCCGGTTCCACGGCGCCGCCTTCAGCGAGCAGGCGGCGAAGCTCGGCGCCGCGGCCGTGCTGACCGACCCGGCGGGCGCCGAGCGCGCCGCCGCCACCGGCCTGCCGGTCCTGGTCGTCGACGACCCGCGCGGCCGGATGGGCGCCCTCGCCGCCGCCGTCTACGGCGAGCCCGGCCGGGACCTGCTGCGCATCGGCATCACGGGCACCTCCGGCAAGACCACCACCGCCTACCTCATCGAGGGCGGACTGCGCGCCTGGGAGCGCTCCCGTGCCTCCGACGACCGCCCGGCGGCCCTCACCGGCCTGATCGGCACCGTCGAGTCCCGCATCGGCGACGAGCGGATCAAGTCCGAGCGCACCACCCCCGAGGCCACCGACCTCCAGGCGCTGTTCGCCGTGATGCGCGAGAAGGGCGTCCACTCGGTGGCCATGGAGGTCTCCAGCCACGCCCTGGTGCTCGGCCGGGTGGACGGCTGCGTCTTCGACGTCGCCGTCTTCAACAACCTCAGCCCGGAGCACATGGAGTTCCACTCCGACATGGAGGACTACTTCCGGGCCAAGGCCGAGCTGTTCACCAAGGAGCGCAGCCGCCTCGGCGTGGTCAACCTCGACGACGCGTACGGCCGCCGGCTCGCCGAGGGCGAGTCCGAGGTCCCCGTCGTCACCTTCTCCGCCGCGGGCAGCCCGGACGCCGACTGGCGCGCGGTGGACGTCGAGAGCGGCCTGTTCGACTCCACGTTCACCATCGAGGGCCCCGACGGCATCTCGGTGCCCGCCCGTTCGCCGCTCGCCGGCCCGTTCAACGTCGCCAACGCGCTGGCCGCCGTGGTGGCGCTGGTCGCCGCCGGCGCCGACCCGAAGACCGCCGCGGACGGCGTCGCCGCCGTCGCCGGCGTCCCCGGCCGGCTGGAGCGCGTCGACGCAGGGCAGGGCTACCTCGCCGTCGTCGACTACGCCCACAAGACGGACGCCGTCGAATCGGTTCTCCGCGCCCTGCGCAAGGTCACCCCGGGCCGCATCCACGCCGTCCTCGGCTGCGGCGGCGACCGGGACACCACCAAGCGCGCCCCGATGGGCGCCGCGCTGGCCCGGCTCGCCGACACCGCCGTCCTGACCTCCGACAACCCCCGCTCCGAGGATCCCCTCGCGATCCTCGCCACCATGCTCGCGGGCGCCGCCGAGGTGCCCGCCGCCGAGCGCGGCGCCGTCCTGCTCATGGAGGACCGCGCCGCCGCCATCGCCGCCGCCGTCGCCCGCGCCGAGCCCGGAGACACCGTCCTCGTCCTGGGCAAGGGCCACGAGCAGGGCCAGGACATCGCCGGAGTGGTACGCCCCTTCGACGACCGCCGGGTACTGCGCGAGGCCATCGAGCGCGGCGCCGGTACCCACGCGGTCACCAAGCACCGGAACGACCAGGGATGA
- the mraY gene encoding phospho-N-acetylmuramoyl-pentapeptide-transferase, whose product MNQILVAGVVGLFLTLIGTPLLIKFLARKGYGQFIRDDGPRGHAGKKGTPTMGGIAFILATLVAYAVTKVATSSKPTTSGLLVLFLTAGMGLVGFLDDYIKIVKQRSLGLRAKAKMAGQLIVGIAFAVLALQFADTRGQTPASTRLSFTQDFGWALGPVIFVVWALFMILAMSNGVNLTDGLDGLATGASVMVFGAYVFIGTWQHGQSCGNPLTAGAACYEVRDPLDLAVVASALMGSCFGFLWWNTSPAKIFMGDTGSLALGGALAGLAICSRTELLIAVLGGLFVLITMSVVIQVGSFRLTGKRVFRMAPLQHHFELKGWSEVLVVVRFWIIQGLCVAVGLGIFYAGWLAIK is encoded by the coding sequence ATGAACCAGATCCTTGTCGCGGGAGTCGTCGGACTCTTCCTGACGCTGATCGGCACCCCGCTGCTGATCAAGTTCCTCGCCCGCAAGGGCTACGGCCAGTTCATCCGGGACGACGGCCCGCGCGGCCACGCCGGGAAGAAGGGCACGCCCACCATGGGCGGCATCGCCTTCATTCTGGCCACCCTGGTCGCCTACGCCGTCACCAAGGTGGCGACCAGCAGCAAGCCGACCACCTCCGGTCTGCTGGTGCTGTTCCTCACCGCCGGCATGGGCCTGGTCGGCTTCCTCGACGACTACATCAAGATCGTCAAGCAGCGCAGCCTCGGTCTGCGGGCCAAGGCCAAGATGGCCGGCCAGCTGATCGTCGGCATCGCCTTCGCGGTGCTGGCCCTGCAGTTCGCCGACACCCGCGGCCAGACCCCGGCCTCCACCCGGCTGTCGTTCACCCAGGACTTCGGCTGGGCGCTGGGCCCGGTGATCTTCGTGGTCTGGGCGCTGTTCATGATCCTCGCGATGTCGAACGGCGTGAACCTCACCGACGGCCTCGACGGCCTCGCCACCGGCGCCTCGGTGATGGTCTTCGGCGCGTACGTGTTCATCGGCACCTGGCAGCACGGCCAGTCCTGCGGCAACCCGCTGACCGCGGGCGCCGCCTGTTACGAGGTCAGGGACCCACTCGACCTCGCCGTCGTGGCCTCCGCGCTGATGGGCTCCTGTTTCGGCTTCCTCTGGTGGAACACCTCGCCGGCCAAGATCTTCATGGGTGACACCGGCTCGCTCGCCCTCGGCGGCGCGCTCGCGGGCCTGGCCATCTGCTCCCGCACCGAGCTGCTCATCGCCGTGCTCGGCGGTCTGTTCGTCCTCATCACCATGTCCGTGGTGATCCAGGTCGGCTCGTTCCGCCTCACCGGCAAGCGCGTCTTCCGGATGGCCCCGCTCCAGCACCACTTCGAACTCAAGGGGTGGAGCGAAGTCCTCGTGGTGGTCCGCTTCTGGATTATCCAGGGCCTGTGCGTGGCCGTCGGCCTCGGAATCTTCTACGCGGGATGGCTGGCCATCAAGTGA
- the murG gene encoding undecaprenyldiphospho-muramoylpentapeptide beta-N-acetylglucosaminyltransferase: MHVVLAGGGTAGHIEPALALADALRRQDPTVGITALGTERGLETRLVPERGYELGLIPAVPLPRKPTPELITVPGRLRGTIKAAEQILERTKADCVVGFGGYVALPGYLAAKRLGVPIIVHEANARPGLANKIGSRYAAGVAVSTPDSKLRNARYVGIPLRRTIATLDRAALRWEARAAFGLEPNMPTLLVSGGSQGARRLNEVVQAVAPSLQRSGIQILHAVGPKNDVPHVDNMPGMPPYIPVSYVDRMDLAYAAADMMLCRAGAMTVAELSAVGLPAAYVPLPIGNGEQRLNAQPVVKAGGGLLVDDAELSPEWIHHNVLPVLADPQRLYDMSRAAAEFGRRDADELLVGMVYEAIAARRG, encoded by the coding sequence GTGCATGTCGTACTCGCCGGCGGGGGGACCGCCGGCCACATCGAGCCCGCGCTCGCCCTCGCGGACGCCCTGCGCAGGCAGGACCCGACCGTGGGGATCACGGCGCTCGGCACGGAGCGCGGGCTGGAGACCCGGCTCGTGCCCGAGCGGGGCTACGAACTGGGGCTGATCCCGGCGGTGCCGCTGCCCCGCAAGCCCACGCCCGAGCTGATCACCGTGCCCGGGCGGCTGCGCGGCACCATCAAGGCCGCCGAGCAGATCCTGGAGCGCACCAAGGCCGACTGCGTGGTCGGCTTCGGCGGCTATGTGGCGCTCCCCGGCTACCTGGCCGCCAAGCGGCTCGGCGTGCCGATCATCGTCCACGAGGCCAACGCCCGCCCCGGCCTGGCCAACAAGATCGGCTCGCGCTACGCGGCCGGCGTCGCGGTGTCCACCCCGGACAGCAAGCTGCGCAACGCCCGTTACGTGGGCATCCCGCTGCGCCGCACGATCGCCACCCTGGACCGGGCGGCCCTGCGCTGGGAGGCCCGCGCCGCGTTCGGCCTGGAGCCGAACATGCCGACCCTGCTGGTGTCGGGCGGCTCCCAGGGCGCCCGCCGGCTGAACGAGGTCGTCCAGGCGGTCGCCCCGTCGCTGCAGCGCTCGGGCATCCAGATCCTGCACGCGGTCGGTCCGAAGAACGACGTGCCGCATGTGGACAACATGCCCGGAATGCCGCCTTACATCCCGGTATCGTATGTGGACCGCATGGACCTCGCGTACGCCGCGGCCGACATGATGCTCTGCCGCGCGGGCGCGATGACCGTCGCCGAACTCTCCGCCGTCGGGCTCCCCGCCGCCTACGTCCCGCTGCCCATCGGCAACGGCGAACAGCGGCTCAACGCCCAGCCGGTGGTCAAGGCGGGCGGCGGACTGCTGGTCGACGACGCCGAGCTGAGCCCGGAGTGGATCCACCACAACGTGCTCCCGGTCCTCGCCGACCCGCAGCGGCTGTACGACATGTCCCGCGCCGCCGCCGAGTTCGGCCGCCGGGACGCCGACGAGCTGCTCGTCGGCATGGTCTACGAGGCGATCGCCGCCCGCAGGGGCTGA